In Patulibacter sp. SYSU D01012, a single window of DNA contains:
- a CDS encoding zinc-binding dehydrogenase, with product MKAALIVERGGPEGRVVAEHPEPQPGPGEAVVRVRAVGLNHLDIFVRRGVAGKHLPLPHVSGGDIAGEVHALGEGVTGVQVGQRVLVDPLVDNKALGEDLPGGLAEYAVAPAKNLIPLPDAVTFEQAASLPIAYGTALRMLITRGRLQAGETVAILGASGGVGVACVQIAKLTGAKVIACAGTQEKLDRLQALGADVLVNYREEDFSKRIWTETGKTGVDMMVDYTGADTWEGSVRATKVGGRIVTCGATSGYDVSMFLPYVWVREIDILGSNAWTRDDLQQLLDWIGEGKLEPVVHGVFPLEEIHEAERLLEDREVFGKVLVRP from the coding sequence ATGAAGGCAGCCCTGATCGTCGAGCGCGGCGGGCCCGAGGGCCGCGTCGTCGCCGAGCACCCCGAGCCGCAGCCCGGTCCGGGCGAGGCCGTCGTCCGCGTGCGCGCGGTCGGCCTGAACCACCTGGACATCTTCGTGCGGCGCGGGGTCGCCGGCAAGCACCTGCCCCTGCCGCACGTCTCGGGCGGCGACATCGCGGGCGAGGTGCACGCGCTCGGCGAGGGCGTCACGGGCGTGCAGGTCGGCCAGCGCGTGCTCGTCGATCCGCTCGTCGACAACAAGGCGCTGGGCGAGGACCTGCCCGGCGGCCTGGCCGAGTACGCGGTCGCCCCGGCGAAGAACCTGATCCCGCTGCCCGACGCGGTGACCTTCGAGCAGGCGGCGTCGCTGCCGATCGCGTACGGCACCGCCCTGCGCATGCTCATCACGCGCGGCCGGCTGCAGGCCGGCGAGACCGTCGCGATCCTCGGCGCGTCCGGCGGCGTCGGCGTCGCGTGCGTGCAGATCGCCAAGCTGACGGGCGCGAAGGTCATCGCGTGCGCCGGCACGCAGGAGAAGCTCGACCGCCTGCAGGCCCTGGGCGCCGACGTCCTCGTGAACTACCGCGAGGAGGACTTCTCCAAGCGGATCTGGACCGAGACCGGCAAGACCGGCGTCGACATGATGGTCGACTACACCGGCGCCGACACGTGGGAGGGCTCGGTCCGCGCGACGAAGGTCGGCGGCCGCATCGTCACCTGCGGCGCGACGTCGGGCTACGACGTCTCGATGTTCCTGCCCTACGTCTGGGTGCGCGAGATCGACATCCTCGGCTCGAACGCCTGGACGCGCGACGACCTGCAGCAGCTGCTGGACTGGATCGGCGAGGGCAAGCTGGAGCCCGTCGTCCACGGCGTCTTCCCGCTCGAGGAGATCCACGAGGCCGAGCGGCTGCTCGAGGACCGCGAGGTCTTCGGCAAGGTCCTGGTCCGCCCGTGA
- a CDS encoding class I adenylate-forming enzyme family protein, whose amino-acid sequence MTPPAPDAAAREHNLADVLLRDALARTPDATAIVQGDRALSFAALDARAGEAAARLRTLGVAPGDRVALLYPNDPGYLVAFLGVLRAGAVVVPLSSRSGRTALGVALEDAAPRLVLAHPDLVALARELRPDALVAPADGPWRDAAGAEAGAPGPDADRSTAPVRPDDVCMQPYTSGSTGRPKGCELSHRGQAWNARASRAAWSIGPTDRGLAAAPLYHANAMICVVEPCLLGGGTIVLAEDPAPAAIPATIERHACTYTTGVPATYEMLLRAGEDEARDLSSLRFVVCGSAPLSPELTRRITGHLGVPVVEAYGLTEGGPQVLVNTPEDPGVPGSAGRPIGDGEVALSALDTPADATDPAPVPDGEVGELWVRNPGVLLRYHGLPEQTAAKVTPSGWLRTGDLARRDAEGRYFIAGRRDDALSVGGETVHPLEVETLLRRAPGVHSAAVVGVPHAVKGQVPVAFVVPRDPAAAPTAQELKDFTLREGAPYAHPRHVWIVEDLPLSGPGKVDKRALTAEAARRTEEEAA is encoded by the coding sequence GTGACCCCGCCCGCCCCGGACGCCGCCGCCCGCGAGCACAACCTCGCGGACGTCCTGCTGCGGGACGCCCTGGCGCGCACGCCGGACGCGACGGCGATCGTCCAGGGCGACCGCGCGCTGTCCTTCGCCGCGCTCGACGCGCGCGCGGGGGAGGCCGCCGCGCGGCTGCGGACGCTCGGGGTGGCCCCGGGCGACCGCGTCGCGCTGCTGTACCCGAACGACCCCGGCTACCTCGTCGCCTTCCTGGGCGTGCTGCGCGCCGGGGCGGTCGTCGTCCCGCTCTCGTCGCGCTCGGGCCGCACCGCGCTCGGCGTCGCGCTGGAGGACGCCGCGCCGCGGCTGGTCCTGGCGCACCCGGACCTGGTCGCGCTGGCGCGCGAGCTGCGCCCCGACGCGCTCGTGGCCCCCGCCGACGGCCCGTGGCGCGACGCCGCCGGCGCCGAGGCCGGCGCCCCGGGCCCGGACGCGGACCGCAGCACCGCGCCGGTGCGTCCCGACGACGTCTGCATGCAGCCCTACACGTCCGGCTCCACGGGCCGGCCGAAGGGCTGCGAGCTCTCCCACCGCGGGCAGGCGTGGAACGCCCGCGCCAGCCGCGCCGCGTGGTCGATCGGGCCCACCGACCGCGGCCTGGCGGCCGCGCCGCTCTACCACGCCAACGCGATGATCTGCGTGGTCGAGCCCTGCCTGCTGGGCGGCGGCACGATCGTCCTGGCGGAGGACCCGGCGCCCGCCGCGATCCCCGCGACGATCGAGCGCCACGCCTGCACGTACACCACCGGCGTCCCCGCGACGTACGAGATGCTGCTGCGCGCGGGCGAGGACGAGGCGCGCGACCTGTCGTCGCTGCGCTTCGTCGTCTGCGGCTCCGCGCCGCTCAGTCCGGAGCTGACACGGCGCATCACCGGGCACCTGGGCGTGCCGGTCGTCGAGGCGTACGGCCTGACGGAGGGCGGCCCGCAGGTGCTCGTCAACACGCCCGAGGACCCGGGCGTGCCCGGCAGCGCCGGCCGGCCGATCGGCGACGGCGAGGTCGCGCTGTCCGCGCTCGACACGCCCGCCGACGCGACGGACCCCGCGCCCGTCCCCGACGGCGAGGTCGGCGAGCTGTGGGTGCGCAACCCCGGCGTGCTGCTGCGCTACCACGGCCTGCCGGAGCAGACGGCGGCGAAGGTCACGCCGAGCGGCTGGCTGCGCACGGGCGACCTGGCGCGCCGCGACGCCGAGGGCCGGTACTTCATCGCCGGCCGCCGCGACGACGCGCTGAGCGTCGGCGGCGAGACCGTGCACCCGCTCGAGGTCGAGACGCTGCTGCGCCGCGCGCCCGGCGTCCACTCCGCGGCGGTCGTCGGCGTGCCGCACGCCGTGAAGGGCCAGGTGCCCGTCGCGTTCGTCGTCCCGCGCGACCCCGCGGCGGCGCCGACGGCGCAGGAGCTGAAGGACTTCACGCTGCGGGAGGGCGCGCCCTACGCGCACCCGCGGCACGTCTGGATCGTCGAGGACCTGCCCCTGAGCGGTCCCGGCAAGGTCGACAAGCGGGCGCTGACGGCCGAGGCCGCGCGCCGCACCGAGGAGGAGGCCGCGTGA
- a CDS encoding ABC transporter substrate-binding protein, translating into MTRTRLATGLTATAAALVLAACGGSDDSSSSSGTSGEGGGTTKISVGVIPTADMAPLYLGIQKGFFKEEKLDVTPQQAESGAAIVPSVVAGSNQIGYSNFVSLLTAKDKGLPVQALAPAASDGDDPEKDVSQVVVKKGSAIKDAKDLAGKTIALNSLKNLGEVVVRESVAKAGGDPDSLKFTELPYADMNAALEQGRVDAIWQLEPFLTSAKADGAVRILSTFVDAVPNSTLGAYFTITKYAGEHKDVVERFDRAIGKSLEYAAAHTDEVRDVVESTLKVPASTAKTMNLPVWTAKMDQSTVQPLADLAKKYGVISKDPDLNALLGGQTR; encoded by the coding sequence ATGACTCGCACACGCCTGGCGACCGGCCTGACGGCGACCGCCGCCGCCCTGGTGCTCGCCGCCTGCGGCGGCTCCGACGACTCCTCGTCCTCCTCCGGCACGTCCGGCGAGGGCGGCGGCACGACGAAGATCTCCGTCGGCGTCATCCCCACGGCCGACATGGCCCCGCTGTACCTGGGGATCCAGAAGGGCTTCTTCAAGGAGGAGAAGCTCGACGTCACGCCGCAGCAGGCGGAGAGCGGCGCCGCCATCGTGCCGTCCGTCGTCGCGGGCTCGAACCAGATCGGCTACTCCAACTTCGTCTCGCTGCTCACGGCGAAGGACAAGGGCCTGCCCGTCCAGGCGCTCGCCCCTGCCGCCTCCGACGGCGACGACCCCGAGAAGGACGTCTCGCAGGTCGTGGTCAAGAAGGGCAGCGCGATCAAGGACGCGAAGGACCTCGCGGGCAAGACGATCGCGCTGAACTCGCTCAAGAACCTGGGCGAGGTCGTCGTGCGCGAGTCCGTCGCGAAGGCCGGCGGCGACCCGGACTCCCTCAAGTTCACCGAGCTGCCCTACGCCGACATGAACGCCGCGCTCGAGCAGGGCCGCGTCGACGCGATCTGGCAGCTCGAGCCGTTCCTGACGAGCGCGAAGGCCGACGGCGCCGTGCGCATCCTCTCGACGTTCGTCGACGCCGTGCCGAACTCGACGCTCGGCGCGTACTTCACGATCACGAAGTACGCCGGCGAGCACAAGGACGTCGTCGAGCGCTTCGACCGCGCGATCGGCAAGTCGCTCGAGTACGCCGCGGCCCACACCGACGAGGTGCGCGACGTCGTCGAGAGCACGCTGAAGGTCCCCGCCTCGACCGCGAAGACGATGAACCTGCCGGTCTGGACGGCGAAGATGGACCAGAGCACGGTGCAGCCGCTGGCCGACCTGGCGAAGAAGTACGGGGTCATCTCGAAGGATCCCGACCTGAACGCCCTCCTCGGGGGCCAGACCCGCTGA
- a CDS encoding ABC transporter permease: MSARARRTLGRVLAVATPLALIAIWWAWSGSAESFYFPPLKDILDTFVDVWLGPRLVDDVLPSLRRLALGYALAALLGVGLGVLLGRAPGVRRATGPILEFLRAIPPPLLIPVGMLVLGVGDGMKVAVIALVCLFPVLLNTTDGVRGVDPVLLDTGRTYGLSRATTLRRIVLPAAAPQIVAGLRTSLGMALILMVISEMVASQNGIGFTILQAQRTFALPEMWSGILLLGILGVVLNALFALVERRALRWQRGARRRQNA; the protein is encoded by the coding sequence ATGAGCGCCCGCGCCCGCCGCACCCTCGGCCGCGTCCTGGCCGTCGCCACCCCGCTCGCGCTCATCGCGATCTGGTGGGCGTGGTCCGGCTCCGCCGAGAGCTTCTACTTCCCGCCGCTGAAGGACATCCTCGACACGTTCGTCGACGTGTGGCTGGGGCCGCGCCTGGTCGACGACGTCCTGCCCAGCCTGCGCCGCCTGGCGCTCGGGTACGCGCTCGCCGCGCTGCTCGGCGTCGGCCTGGGCGTCCTCCTCGGCCGCGCCCCCGGCGTGCGCCGCGCGACCGGCCCGATCCTCGAGTTCCTGCGCGCGATCCCGCCGCCGCTGCTCATCCCCGTCGGCATGCTCGTGCTCGGCGTCGGCGACGGCATGAAGGTCGCGGTGATCGCGCTCGTCTGCCTGTTCCCGGTGCTGCTGAACACGACCGACGGCGTCCGCGGCGTCGACCCCGTGCTGCTCGACACCGGCCGCACGTACGGCCTGTCGCGCGCCACGACGCTGCGGCGGATCGTGCTGCCGGCCGCCGCGCCCCAGATCGTCGCGGGCCTGCGGACGAGCCTGGGCATGGCGCTCATCCTCATGGTCATCTCCGAGATGGTCGCGAGCCAGAACGGGATCGGGTTCACCATCCTGCAGGCCCAGCGGACCTTCGCCCTGCCCGAGATGTGGTCGGGGATCCTGCTGCTCGGGATCCTCGGCGTCGTCCTGAACGCCCTCTTCGCGCTCGTCGAGCGCCGCGCGCTGCGGTGGCAGCGCGGGGCCCGCCGGCGCCAGAACGCCTAG
- a CDS encoding PaaI family thioesterase has protein sequence MSATEMALDETELRRIVETPPLHRWLGIALTEARPGEVVIELPYREELLATPEPENGYVHGGIVATLLDLAGDFALATLVGRGIPTIDLRVDYLRPALPGRALRATGTVVRCGRRLGVADAVVVDAEDGRQLAVARGAWATG, from the coding sequence GTGAGCGCGACCGAGATGGCCCTGGACGAGACCGAGCTGCGGCGGATCGTCGAGACCCCGCCGCTGCACCGCTGGCTCGGCATCGCGCTGACGGAGGCCCGCCCGGGCGAGGTCGTGATCGAGCTGCCCTACCGCGAGGAGCTGCTCGCCACGCCGGAGCCCGAGAACGGCTACGTGCACGGGGGGATCGTCGCCACGCTGCTCGACCTGGCGGGCGACTTCGCCCTGGCGACCCTCGTGGGGCGCGGCATCCCGACGATCGACCTGCGCGTGGACTACCTGCGCCCGGCGCTGCCCGGCCGCGCGCTGCGGGCGACGGGCACCGTCGTGCGCTGCGGCCGCCGCCTGGGCGTGGCCGACGCCGTCGTCGTGGACGCGGAGGACGGGCGCCAGCTCGCCGTCGCGCGCGGCGCCTGGGCCACGGGCTGA
- a CDS encoding adenylate/guanylate cyclase domain-containing protein, translating into MSGPEPPADLVAGLTGDALRARRALVARLLRDGHDVEEIRAAARAGRLPLLSVQAVLRGTPDRSTLDLVAATGVDPELFERVLQASEVPIPEEHELVWEARDEALPALVAAMTDAGMDADAIVELCRALGEHAGRLGSAAIIGMGSALTRTGDTEAALAARLAAAAEPVNAYMAESVGLLVRAHALAQLDVVELHDDAIAGGRVAGATAVSIGFADVVGYTRMGERLGAGVLGDVAGRLGELAREACGDGVRVVKTIGDAVMLEGPRPLPVLHSMLALQERVAAEEDFPRLRAGVATGDAVPRAGDWFGPAVNRAARVCATARPESVLADDATRTRVGDQAGIAWTGIGRVRLKGLGRVPLHRARIDEDARWRSGVHPALPA; encoded by the coding sequence GTGAGCGGGCCCGAGCCGCCCGCCGACCTGGTCGCGGGCCTGACCGGCGACGCGCTGCGGGCGCGCCGCGCCCTCGTCGCCCGCCTGCTCCGCGACGGCCACGACGTCGAGGAGATCCGCGCCGCCGCGCGCGCCGGGCGCCTGCCGCTCCTGTCGGTGCAGGCCGTGCTGCGGGGCACGCCCGACCGCTCGACGTTGGATCTCGTCGCCGCCACCGGCGTCGACCCCGAGCTGTTCGAGCGGGTGCTGCAGGCGTCCGAGGTCCCCATCCCCGAGGAGCACGAGCTCGTCTGGGAGGCCCGCGACGAGGCGCTGCCCGCGCTCGTCGCCGCGATGACCGACGCCGGCATGGACGCCGACGCGATCGTCGAGCTGTGCCGCGCGCTCGGCGAGCACGCCGGCCGTCTGGGCTCCGCCGCGATCATCGGCATGGGCTCCGCGCTGACCCGGACGGGCGACACCGAGGCCGCGCTGGCCGCCCGCCTGGCCGCCGCGGCCGAGCCGGTCAACGCCTACATGGCGGAGTCCGTGGGCCTGCTCGTCCGCGCGCACGCCCTGGCGCAGCTCGACGTGGTCGAGCTCCACGACGACGCGATCGCCGGCGGCCGGGTCGCGGGCGCGACCGCCGTCTCGATCGGGTTCGCCGACGTCGTCGGCTACACGCGCATGGGCGAGCGCCTGGGTGCCGGCGTGCTCGGCGACGTCGCGGGGCGGCTCGGCGAGCTGGCCCGCGAGGCGTGCGGCGACGGCGTGCGGGTGGTCAAGACGATCGGCGACGCGGTGATGCTCGAGGGCCCGCGCCCCCTCCCCGTCCTGCACTCCATGCTCGCGCTGCAGGAGCGGGTGGCCGCCGAGGAGGACTTCCCGCGGCTGCGCGCGGGCGTGGCGACCGGCGACGCCGTCCCCCGCGCCGGCGACTGGTTCGGTCCGGCCGTCAACCGCGCCGCCCGCGTCTGCGCCACCGCGCGCCCCGAGAGCGTCCTGGCCGACGACGCCACGCGCACGCGGGTCGGCGACCAGGCCGGCATCGCGTGGACCGGCATCGGTCGCGTGCGGCTGAAGGGCCTGGGCCGCGTGCCGCTGCACCGGGCGCGCATCGACGAGGACGCCCGCTGGCGCAGCGGCGTCCACCCCGCCCTGCCCGCCTGA
- a CDS encoding D-alanyl-D-alanine carboxypeptidase, translating to MPRLRPTAVRAAAAAATVLSLAVVGTASAAMPSTAGLGARSGLVVVDARSGRTLLSRGGDVRRIPASVTKLFTVGTALRMLGPEWTPRTRVVATGAADGTAWVGDLYLVGGGDPTLTSATVRGLAGQTAEALAALGVTRLDGRVLADDTAFDDWRGAARTGRGTDRDMGGRLGALTVDRGAGTDPAQRAASVFRSGLNAAGLKARGKLGAGAAPSDAPTLAGVQGPPLARLAAATLGPSDNFYAETLLKDLVARDGVESACRVAAGLPPVLALPAPAGYAPAPQELACAGAGAEAGAATTQAGGRRLRATLGPVLGAAPRIYDGSGLSRTNAVSPTMVTRLLLRLNDDATTGPVLRAALPQAGRTGTLARRMRGTAAVGRCQAKTGTLNGVSALAGFCRTRRGRDVAFAILQNSGTTYAAHRFQDRFVARLASVG from the coding sequence ATGCCCCGCCTGCGCCCGACCGCCGTCCGTGCCGCCGCCGCGGCCGCCACCGTGCTGTCCCTCGCCGTCGTCGGCACGGCGTCCGCCGCGATGCCGTCGACGGCCGGGCTGGGGGCGCGCTCGGGTCTGGTCGTCGTCGACGCCCGCAGCGGCCGCACGCTGCTCAGCCGCGGCGGCGACGTGCGGCGCATCCCGGCGTCGGTCACGAAGCTCTTCACCGTCGGGACGGCGCTGCGGATGCTCGGCCCCGAGTGGACGCCGCGGACGCGGGTGGTGGCGACGGGCGCGGCCGACGGCACGGCGTGGGTCGGCGACCTGTACCTGGTGGGCGGCGGCGACCCGACGCTCACGTCGGCGACCGTCCGCGGGCTGGCCGGGCAGACCGCCGAGGCGCTGGCGGCCCTCGGCGTCACGCGCCTGGACGGCCGCGTGCTCGCCGACGACACCGCCTTCGACGACTGGCGCGGCGCGGCGCGCACCGGCCGCGGGACCGACCGCGACATGGGCGGGCGTCTCGGCGCGCTGACCGTCGACCGCGGCGCCGGCACCGATCCGGCGCAGCGCGCGGCCTCGGTCTTCCGCTCGGGCCTCAACGCCGCGGGCCTGAAGGCCCGCGGCAAGCTCGGCGCGGGCGCCGCGCCGAGCGATGCCCCGACGCTCGCCGGCGTGCAGGGGCCGCCGCTGGCCCGCCTGGCCGCCGCCACGCTCGGGCCGTCGGACAACTTCTACGCCGAGACGCTGCTGAAGGATCTCGTCGCCCGCGACGGCGTGGAGTCCGCCTGCCGGGTCGCGGCGGGGCTGCCGCCGGTGCTCGCGCTGCCCGCGCCCGCCGGCTACGCCCCCGCACCCCAGGAGCTCGCCTGCGCCGGCGCGGGCGCCGAGGCGGGCGCGGCCACCACGCAGGCCGGCGGCCGGCGCCTGCGGGCGACGCTCGGCCCGGTCCTGGGCGCGGCCCCGCGGATCTACGACGGCTCCGGGCTGTCGCGCACGAACGCCGTGTCGCCGACGATGGTGACGCGGCTGCTGCTGCGCCTGAACGACGACGCGACGACGGGCCCGGTGCTGCGCGCGGCGCTCCCGCAGGCGGGCCGCACGGGCACGCTGGCCCGCCGGATGCGCGGCACCGCCGCGGTCGGGCGCTGCCAGGCGAAGACGGGGACGCTCAACGGCGTGTCCGCCCTCGCCGGCTTCTGCCGCACCCGGCGCGGCCGCGACGTCGCCTTCGCGATCCTGCAGAACAGCGGCACGACCTACGCGGCGCACCGCTTCCAGGACCGCTTCGTCGCGCGCCTCGCGTCCGTCGGGTAG
- a CDS encoding ABC transporter ATP-binding protein, whose amino-acid sequence MAYGDSVAVDNVTMTVEDGELVCVVGPSGAGKTTLLRCIAGLQAPTAGEVVLGGRRVTEPPPELAVVFQEYGRSLMPWMTVRDNVALPLLRTVPRAERAQRVDRALDAVGLSAAVDRHPWQLSGGMQQRVAIARALAYQPQLLLMDEPFASVDAQTRADLEDLVLRLRAEYGMTVLFVTHDIDEAVYLGDRVVILEPSPTAVRESLRVDLPSPRDQITTKELPAFATLRAHVYRQIKRDKEAAA is encoded by the coding sequence ATGGCCTACGGCGACTCCGTGGCCGTCGACAACGTGACGATGACCGTCGAGGACGGCGAGCTCGTCTGCGTCGTCGGCCCGTCCGGCGCCGGCAAGACGACCCTGCTGCGCTGCATCGCCGGGCTGCAGGCCCCGACGGCGGGCGAGGTCGTCCTCGGCGGGCGCCGCGTCACCGAGCCGCCGCCCGAGCTGGCGGTCGTCTTCCAGGAGTACGGGCGCTCGCTCATGCCCTGGATGACGGTGCGCGACAACGTGGCGCTGCCCCTGCTGCGCACCGTGCCGAGGGCCGAGCGCGCGCAGCGCGTCGATCGCGCCCTGGACGCCGTCGGCCTGTCGGCCGCCGTCGACCGCCACCCCTGGCAGCTCTCCGGCGGCATGCAGCAGCGCGTGGCGATCGCCCGCGCGCTGGCGTACCAGCCGCAGCTGCTGCTCATGGACGAGCCGTTCGCCTCGGTCGACGCGCAGACGCGCGCCGACCTGGAGGACCTCGTCCTGCGCCTGCGTGCCGAGTACGGGATGACCGTGCTCTTCGTGACGCACGACATCGACGAGGCCGTCTACCTGGGCGACCGCGTCGTGATCCTCGAGCCGTCCCCGACGGCGGTCCGCGAGTCGCTCCGGGTCGACCTGCCGTCCCCGCGGGACCAGATCACCACGAAGGAGCTGCCCGCCTTCGCGACGCTCCGGGCGCACGTCTACCGTCAGATCAAGCGAGACAAGGAGGCCGCCGCATGA
- a CDS encoding ABC transporter permease, producing the protein MATASGQPVRRRRTTARGAASAVSPVLTTLAVLAVLELLTRTDVLPRRYLPAPTTIVGELVRQLGDGDLWTALGQTLGGWLLGLAIAIAIGVPVGLALGGSDLLWSAFRPVVEFLRPIPSVALVPLAVLTLGTGLQSKLLLAVYAAVWPLLIQAVYGIRDVDPVARETARVYRVRGRDRFLRVTLPAVAPYLATGLRVSATTALILTVTAELIIGAPGLGQAVNVARQADNPPLVYALLVVVGLLGWGLNAVLARLERRLLRWHPGRREAAR; encoded by the coding sequence ATGGCGACCGCGAGCGGACAGCCCGTGCGCCGCCGGCGCACGACGGCCCGGGGAGCGGCGTCCGCCGTCTCCCCGGTGCTGACGACGCTCGCGGTCCTCGCCGTCCTCGAGCTCCTCACCCGGACCGACGTCCTGCCCCGGCGGTACCTGCCGGCGCCGACGACGATCGTGGGCGAGCTCGTGCGGCAGCTCGGCGACGGCGACCTGTGGACCGCGCTGGGGCAGACCCTCGGCGGCTGGCTCCTGGGGCTCGCCATCGCCATCGCCATCGGCGTGCCGGTCGGCCTGGCGCTCGGCGGCTCCGACCTGCTGTGGTCGGCGTTCCGGCCCGTCGTCGAGTTCCTGCGGCCGATCCCGTCCGTGGCGCTCGTCCCGCTCGCGGTCCTGACCCTCGGCACCGGCCTGCAGAGCAAGCTGCTGCTCGCGGTCTACGCCGCCGTCTGGCCGCTCCTGATCCAGGCCGTCTACGGCATCCGGGACGTCGACCCGGTCGCCCGCGAGACCGCCCGCGTCTACCGGGTGCGCGGCCGCGACCGCTTCCTGCGCGTCACCCTGCCCGCCGTCGCGCCGTACCTGGCGACCGGCCTGCGCGTGTCCGCCACGACCGCGCTCATCCTCACCGTCACCGCCGAGCTCATCATCGGCGCGCCCGGCCTGGGCCAGGCCGTCAACGTCGCCCGCCAGGCCGACAACCCGCCGCTCGTCTACGCGCTGCTCGTCGTCGTCGGCCTGCTCGGCTGGGGCCTGAACGCCGTGCTCGCCCGCCTGGAGCGCCGCCTGCTGCGCTGGCACCCCGGCCGCCGGGAGGCCGCCCGATGA
- a CDS encoding VOC family protein, translating to MSAPLLDLVTGEEPDARLDHAVLVVPDLDRAEARLAAIGLPVRGGGRHDGHGTVNRLIPLRRGYLEIISVDDPGAARRSPIGSDVLRALEVRGGGLAGFAVEPRATDAGRALADGLAVGAPLVVSRTGPDGVATGWRMRFAPGQAMTGAHPFLLTWDAGPPAPADGPGPTGIDGLAGVRVAPGGADAWYRDVLAPALGGSVAPAAGAGPPAGTALAAVHLSAAAPATVRGAAAAAGIPVDGDDLVLPPDEFGPGARLRVVAPIAPSTHP from the coding sequence GTGAGCGCCCCGCTGCTCGACCTCGTCACGGGCGAGGAGCCCGACGCGCGGCTCGACCACGCCGTCCTCGTCGTGCCCGACCTGGACCGGGCGGAGGCGCGCCTGGCCGCGATCGGCCTTCCCGTCCGCGGCGGCGGCCGCCACGACGGCCACGGCACGGTCAACCGGCTGATCCCGCTGCGCCGCGGGTACCTGGAGATCATCTCGGTCGACGATCCGGGCGCCGCCCGCCGCAGTCCGATCGGGTCCGACGTGCTGCGCGCGCTCGAGGTCCGCGGCGGCGGCCTGGCCGGGTTCGCCGTCGAGCCGCGCGCCACCGACGCGGGGCGCGCGCTGGCGGACGGCCTCGCGGTCGGCGCGCCGCTCGTCGTCTCGCGCACCGGGCCGGACGGCGTCGCCACCGGCTGGCGCATGCGCTTCGCGCCCGGGCAGGCCATGACCGGCGCCCACCCCTTCCTCCTGACGTGGGACGCCGGACCGCCGGCGCCGGCCGACGGCCCCGGGCCGACCGGCATCGACGGCCTGGCCGGCGTCCGCGTCGCGCCCGGCGGCGCGGACGCCTGGTACCGCGACGTCCTCGCGCCCGCCCTCGGCGGCTCCGTCGCCCCGGCCGCCGGCGCGGGCCCGCCTGCCGGCACGGCGCTCGCCGCCGTCCACCTCTCCGCCGCCGCGCCCGCCACCGTGCGGGGCGCGGCCGCCGCCGCCGGGATCCCGGTCGACGGCGACGATCTCGTCCTGCCCCCGGACGAGTTCGGCCCCGGCGCGCGCCTGCGCGTCGTCGCTCCCATCGCCCCTTCCACCCATCCCTGA